A window from Pirellulales bacterium encodes these proteins:
- the cas7u gene encoding type I-U CRISPR-associated protein Cas7, translating into MNVKEHDDWLTNDTAAAIVIREPLLSVEGADGVIFPATYAAAEDKNVFPGGYNIDPPHGEKNVCLVDSVGSQANRIEPLFAKTDYADLVPQIVITAGDKSVNLLEAGHRAGDAIVRCTSLQKCLQDAFYNVLKGDATELAKVSPTSLVFGVWDSRDTQAKLPRLLASTIRAFDVVRLTRSAQFNPAADYIGLGLLEDTTDKKTKDEYAKRGFIHVPAAGAPGGVIAKGGIRRDVTLSLAALRLISAGDDINQSLMLRRYVLGLALVALTAPAQTYLRQGCNLVPDVNQPKCMTLVRADGNRDPITISHHDATEYAKVAASEFGVGSSQSVSFDTELAKKDIAGESNVKPTRKRPGKAESK; encoded by the coding sequence ATGAACGTCAAGGAGCATGATGATTGGCTCACCAATGACACGGCGGCCGCAATCGTCATTCGTGAGCCATTGCTTTCGGTCGAAGGCGCCGACGGCGTCATCTTTCCAGCGACCTATGCAGCGGCAGAGGACAAGAATGTCTTTCCGGGCGGATACAACATCGATCCGCCCCATGGCGAGAAGAACGTTTGCCTCGTCGACAGCGTTGGGTCGCAAGCCAATCGCATCGAGCCACTTTTCGCAAAGACCGACTATGCCGATCTAGTGCCGCAGATCGTAATCACGGCCGGCGACAAATCGGTGAATCTCCTCGAAGCCGGGCATCGCGCAGGCGATGCGATCGTCCGCTGCACTTCGCTGCAAAAGTGCCTGCAAGATGCCTTCTACAACGTCCTAAAGGGTGACGCCACGGAATTGGCGAAGGTCTCGCCAACTTCGCTTGTGTTTGGTGTTTGGGATTCGCGGGACACACAGGCGAAATTGCCCAGGCTGCTTGCATCGACCATTCGAGCCTTTGATGTGGTGCGACTAACTCGCTCGGCGCAATTCAATCCCGCTGCCGACTACATCGGCCTTGGCCTGCTCGAAGACACAACGGATAAAAAGACGAAGGACGAGTACGCAAAACGCGGATTCATCCATGTTCCAGCAGCAGGAGCGCCCGGCGGAGTGATCGCAAAAGGCGGCATCCGGCGCGACGTCACATTGAGTCTCGCCGCGCTCCGACTCATTTCCGCGGGCGATGATATTAACCAATCGTTGATGTTGCGCCGCTACGTGCTGGGACTGGCACTCGTCGCGCTCACCGCTCCCGCCCAGACCTATTTGCGCCAGGGCTGCAATCTCGTGCCAGATGTCAACCAGCCGAAGTGCATGACGCTCGTCCGTGCAGATGGCAACCGCGATCCGATAACAATTTCGCATCACGACGCTACGGAATATGCCAAGGTGGCCGCGTCTGAATTCGGTGTCGGATCGTCCCAAAGCGTTTCGTTCGATACTGAATTGGCCAAAAAGGATATTGCGGGAGAAAGCAACGTCAAACCCACTCGAAAGAGGCCTGGCAAGGCGGAGTCAAAATAG
- the cas5u6u gene encoding type I-U CRISPR-associated protein Cas5/Cas6, whose product MSELLCITFRFIHPFPLFHGRAEADKPEWPPSPLRAYQALLNAASMRGRGRPLDAEVRSVLTMMESITPRIIAPIGQIAKVGYRNYVPHNQADLVTAAWNRGNLDASIASHRMEKDSLPIRITYDEAALPAVHFLYPLELIADDAQRCLSTIRPAARAITALGWGIDQVAADATVLTHSDAALLCGEVWNPTCAGGRRLRIPRTGVLDELTFRHDKFLHRIKDGNFTPVPPITATRIVSYRRDIDPAPRPYAVFKLLDANEDAFRYPHAKLMHIAGMVRHVAIERMRDDPPHWIGDSADWINRVVRGKQDEAASDHYQFSYVPLPSIGHAHADGLIRNVMIVAPPGMERELEYLAERLNGELLTPEDYRPSDENGSLPPTDGPIELQRFTPPAKKFIASCYLGASPTWRTVTPVILPGHNDKKAQKTEKLIQKALQQSGLTAPCEFSWQSAPFLKNCLSAHKYDRDGRHTGYHRPAHLRGLTAVHMQLHFAEPVLGPITLGAGRHCGFGLFAVPL is encoded by the coding sequence ATGTCCGAACTGCTTTGCATCACTTTTCGGTTTATCCATCCATTTCCACTTTTCCACGGGCGGGCAGAGGCCGACAAGCCCGAATGGCCACCTTCGCCCCTGCGAGCGTATCAGGCCCTGCTAAACGCCGCGTCAATGCGTGGGCGCGGCCGGCCGCTTGATGCCGAAGTTCGTTCCGTGCTAACCATGATGGAATCAATCACCCCGCGAATCATCGCGCCAATCGGGCAGATCGCCAAGGTTGGGTACCGAAACTATGTTCCACATAACCAAGCTGACCTTGTCACCGCAGCCTGGAATCGCGGCAATCTCGATGCGAGCATCGCATCCCACCGGATGGAAAAGGACTCCCTACCGATACGAATCACTTATGACGAAGCTGCTCTCCCTGCGGTCCACTTTCTCTACCCGCTGGAGCTAATAGCCGACGACGCGCAGCGATGCCTGAGCACAATTCGTCCGGCGGCACGTGCGATCACTGCGCTGGGGTGGGGTATCGATCAAGTCGCTGCCGATGCAACCGTGCTAACACATTCCGACGCGGCCTTGCTCTGTGGTGAGGTGTGGAATCCGACGTGCGCTGGTGGTCGTCGCTTGCGAATTCCGCGGACCGGCGTGCTCGACGAACTCACATTCCGTCACGACAAGTTTCTACATCGAATCAAGGACGGCAACTTTACTCCAGTTCCGCCAATCACGGCGACTAGAATCGTCTCGTATCGCCGTGATATTGATCCGGCGCCTCGTCCCTATGCCGTCTTCAAACTTCTCGACGCCAACGAAGACGCCTTCCGTTATCCACATGCCAAGCTCATGCACATCGCCGGCATGGTGCGCCACGTTGCCATCGAACGAATGCGGGACGACCCACCCCACTGGATCGGAGATTCCGCGGATTGGATCAACCGCGTTGTTCGCGGCAAGCAAGATGAAGCGGCCAGCGATCATTACCAGTTCTCCTACGTTCCGCTGCCGTCGATAGGCCACGCGCACGCCGATGGCCTGATTCGTAACGTGATGATCGTCGCCCCGCCGGGCATGGAACGCGAACTTGAGTATCTCGCCGAACGATTGAACGGAGAACTGTTGACGCCAGAGGATTATCGTCCGTCGGATGAAAACGGCTCGTTGCCGCCTACGGATGGACCGATTGAGCTGCAACGATTCACGCCGCCAGCAAAGAAGTTTATCGCCAGTTGCTATTTGGGCGCGTCGCCAACTTGGCGAACGGTGACCCCGGTTATCCTCCCCGGTCACAATGACAAGAAGGCGCAGAAAACTGAAAAGTTGATACAAAAGGCCCTGCAACAATCCGGCCTGACTGCTCCTTGCGAGTTCTCTTGGCAATCGGCGCCATTCCTTAAGAACTGCCTGAGCGCCCACAAATACGATCGCGACGGCCGGCACACTGGCTACCATCGACCAGCGCACTTGCGCGGTCTGACCGCGGTGCATATGCAACTCCACTTCGCGGAGCCTGTTCTCGGCCCCATCACCCTAGGCGCTGGCCGACATTGCGGTTTTGGGCTCTTCGCCGTCCCCCTCTAA
- the cas8c gene encoding type I-U CRISPR-associated protein Cas8c translates to MSANNANITVPVDLANPGQFFACCGLLEMADRLWPGAEGWFEGHTFKLCCAGNFATLAAALRQIQVTNTMSFAQNARLEELSRIPKAELKKEGLEDEKKELESLRREAPILLHTGIEMRLDWFRDDRSGGSRFKTWAGQQSVLEISTEMGNGLTQVIGTEASTLWANDRGTGLPFNFDSDLGGQGSALDVGFSFDPLAASTTTRIETSCRPALEFLCFVGLQRFRPREAIGENRFQFVAWNSPLPSLLAAAVACLAVTAPGDRYEFRLLYRTKYLKSFLPAIKFQGE, encoded by the coding sequence ATGAGCGCGAACAACGCCAACATCACGGTACCGGTGGATTTGGCCAACCCCGGTCAATTTTTCGCTTGCTGCGGCCTGTTAGAAATGGCCGACCGACTTTGGCCCGGCGCCGAGGGTTGGTTTGAGGGGCACACGTTCAAGCTGTGCTGCGCGGGCAACTTTGCAACGCTTGCGGCGGCATTACGGCAAATTCAAGTGACTAATACGATGTCATTTGCGCAAAATGCGCGATTGGAAGAGTTATCGCGCATACCGAAGGCAGAGCTCAAAAAGGAAGGGTTGGAAGACGAAAAAAAGGAACTCGAATCGTTGAGGCGTGAGGCTCCTATTCTGCTTCACACGGGAATTGAAATGCGGCTTGACTGGTTTCGCGACGATCGCTCCGGTGGCTCGCGCTTCAAGACATGGGCGGGGCAGCAGTCGGTATTGGAAATCTCGACAGAAATGGGCAATGGCCTGACTCAGGTGATCGGCACAGAGGCATCGACGCTTTGGGCAAACGATCGCGGCACCGGTTTGCCATTCAACTTCGATTCCGACCTCGGCGGACAGGGATCGGCACTCGATGTCGGGTTTAGCTTTGACCCACTCGCCGCGTCGACAACAACCCGCATCGAAACAAGCTGCAGACCGGCCTTGGAGTTTCTATGTTTTGTCGGATTACAGCGATTCCGTCCCCGCGAGGCCATCGGAGAGAACCGATTTCAATTTGTTGCTTGGAACTCGCCACTTCCATCGTTATTGGCTGCGGCGGTGGCGTGCCTGGCGGTCACCGCGCCCGGCGACCGTTACGAGTTTCGGCTGCTCTATCGCACCAAATATCTAAAGAGCTTCTTACCCGCAATTAAATTTCAAGGAGAGTGA
- the cas2 gene encoding CRISPR-associated endonuclease Cas2 translates to MRNTFLVCYDIADPKRLRKVFKTMRDFGDHLQYSIFECQFNAIDLARCRHALGELIKHNEDQVLFVDLGPTDGRSERVITALGLPYTNLDAPCIVV, encoded by the coding sequence ATGCGCAACACCTTTCTCGTCTGCTATGACATCGCCGACCCCAAGCGGCTGCGCAAGGTTTTCAAAACCATGCGCGACTTCGGCGATCATCTCCAGTATTCGATCTTTGAGTGCCAGTTCAACGCCATCGATCTGGCGCGCTGTCGGCACGCGCTCGGCGAACTGATCAAGCACAACGAAGATCAGGTGCTGTTTGTCGACCTGGGCCCCACCGACGGACGCAGCGAACGCGTCATCACCGCGCTGGGTTTGCCCTACACCAACCTGGACGCCCCTTGCATCGTCGTTTAG